From one Acidobacteriota bacterium genomic stretch:
- a CDS encoding glycoside hydrolase, with protein MLINVATQPIIAQKRFYIAPDDHTDYFWIADDVTYRQSFLTMIDYYLNKMDATAGNPSDQQMRWQCDGSLWMWEYERNRTPQQFDRFINRIRDGHMSVPLNALVLVNGGAPAEAVLRGMYYPGIIERRHNVRFPMAIAMENQTHPYGLASLWAGAGAKYSWKGVCGCATEVTQLENRDREIYYCGGRDGSKVLMKWHSLFYNPVLSSANKNFGGYSEAYDPLASILFAENNTNFQTKYPYPVVGAFGRGWDDLEYTSDEFVTVAQQNTTPNRRIIVSNQEDFFRDFEANYGGQLETHAAAYGNEWDALVASMAEVSARVKRSTENLRTADALAAIVSQSNPAFMNSRLAERDKAMIDLGLYFEHDWTADGPIARNVRANWSRRVENEITSYVDKLNADAKAELGKQISRTGNERRFFVFNPLSWARTDYADIPLRPRQKVHVVDVSTGQEVASQVINYGNQRFLRIIAENVPSVGYKVYEIRSGAGATFPNAATASGNVIENGAYRLTLANDGAISSFVDRSRSDREVVRPIGGKLVNDLGGNRTGRVTVENAGPVSVTLRAISSSPVEHTTRVTFFRDLNRVDVDNRITQNFGDLKTWSNSFEINSPDVWHEEVGAVIRAKLLAQGGHYSPKNARYDWLTMNHFADISDGAAADFGVTVSNRDAFFMRLGDSSSQTLDTATPQINVLAGGQIDGPALGIPNQGGDSFFMQRFALRTHGAFDQRQAMRFSLEHQNPLVTGMIDGSGTIARQLPGSAYSFLQISDPDVLLWAVKPAEDGVSRGIVARVWNQSNLPKNYFLGLSVPIVAADRLTHIETFIQTANVSGGQLSAAINQQQIQTHLLKVAN; from the coding sequence TTGCTGATCAACGTCGCGACGCAACCGATCATTGCCCAGAAACGGTTTTACATCGCGCCGGACGACCATACCGACTACTTCTGGATCGCCGACGATGTCACATATCGCCAGTCTTTTCTGACGATGATCGATTACTATTTGAACAAAATGGACGCGACGGCCGGAAATCCATCGGATCAGCAGATGCGTTGGCAATGCGACGGCAGTCTCTGGATGTGGGAATACGAACGCAACCGCACGCCGCAGCAGTTCGACCGGTTCATCAATCGGATCCGCGACGGCCATATGAGCGTCCCGCTCAACGCGCTCGTGCTCGTCAACGGCGGCGCGCCGGCTGAGGCGGTTTTGCGCGGAATGTATTACCCCGGAATCATCGAACGGCGACATAACGTCCGATTCCCGATGGCGATCGCGATGGAGAATCAGACCCATCCGTACGGTCTTGCGTCGCTCTGGGCCGGCGCGGGCGCGAAATACAGTTGGAAAGGCGTCTGCGGATGCGCGACGGAAGTCACGCAACTCGAAAACCGTGATCGCGAGATCTACTACTGCGGCGGCCGCGACGGGAGCAAAGTGTTGATGAAGTGGCATTCGCTCTTTTACAATCCCGTGCTTTCTTCGGCGAACAAGAATTTCGGCGGTTATTCCGAAGCGTACGATCCGCTCGCGTCGATCCTGTTCGCCGAAAACAACACGAATTTTCAAACGAAGTATCCTTATCCGGTCGTCGGCGCGTTCGGCCGGGGATGGGACGACCTTGAATACACGAGCGACGAGTTCGTCACCGTCGCGCAACAGAACACGACGCCGAATCGCCGGATCATCGTTTCGAATCAAGAGGACTTCTTCCGGGATTTCGAAGCGAATTACGGCGGTCAGCTCGAAACCCACGCCGCCGCCTACGGCAACGAATGGGACGCGCTCGTCGCCTCGATGGCCGAAGTGTCGGCGCGCGTCAAACGCTCGACGGAGAACCTCCGCACCGCCGACGCGTTGGCCGCGATCGTCTCCCAAAGCAATCCCGCATTTATGAATTCGCGGCTCGCGGAGCGCGACAAGGCAATGATCGATCTCGGACTCTATTTCGAGCACGACTGGACGGCCGATGGGCCGATCGCGCGAAACGTGCGCGCCAACTGGAGCCGCCGCGTGGAAAACGAGATCACGTCGTATGTCGATAAACTCAATGCGGACGCAAAAGCGGAGCTTGGCAAACAGATCTCGCGCACCGGGAACGAACGGCGCTTTTTCGTTTTCAATCCGTTGAGCTGGGCGCGGACGGATTATGCCGACATACCGCTTCGTCCGCGCCAGAAAGTACACGTCGTCGACGTCTCGACCGGCCAGGAAGTCGCGTCGCAGGTCATCAATTACGGCAACCAGAGGTTCTTGCGGATCATCGCGGAGAATGTTCCGTCGGTCGGCTACAAGGTTTACGAGATCCGAAGCGGCGCCGGCGCGACCTTTCCAAACGCCGCGACCGCATCCGGCAACGTCATCGAAAACGGCGCTTACCGGCTGACTTTGGCGAACGACGGCGCGATCTCAAGTTTCGTCGATCGATCACGGTCCGACCGTGAGGTCGTGCGGCCAATCGGCGGCAAGCTGGTAAACGACCTCGGCGGAAACCGAACCGGCCGGGTCACGGTCGAGAACGCCGGTCCGGTCAGCGTCACCTTGCGCGCGATCTCCTCAAGCCCGGTCGAGCACACGACGCGCGTCACTTTCTTTCGCGATCTGAACCGCGTCGACGTTGACAACCGGATCACGCAGAATTTTGGCGACCTCAAGACCTGGAGCAATTCGTTCGAGATCAATTCTCCGGACGTCTGGCACGAAGAGGTCGGCGCAGTGATCCGCGCGAAACTGCTCGCTCAGGGCGGCCATTATTCGCCGAAGAACGCTCGGTATGACTGGTTGACGATGAATCATTTCGCGGACATATCGGACGGCGCTGCGGCGGATTTCGGCGTCACGGTTTCGAACCGCGACGCGTTCTTTATGAGGCTCGGCGACAGCAGTTCGCAGACGCTCGATACCGCGACGCCGCAGATCAACGTCCTCGCCGGCGGCCAGATCGACGGCCCGGCGCTGGGGATTCCGAATCAGGGCGGCGACTCTTTCTTTATGCAGCGTTTCGCTTTACGGACGCACGGCGCGTTCGATCAGAGGCAGGCGATGAGGTTTTCGCTCGAGCATCAGAATCCGCTGGTGACGGGAATGATCGACGGTAGCGGCACGATTGCCCGCCAACTGCCGGGATCGGCGTACTCGTTCCTTCAGATCTCGGATCCGGATGTGCTTTTGTGGGCGGTCAAGCCTGCCGAGGACGGCGTTTCGCGCGGCATCGTCGCGCGCGTCTGGAACCAATCGAATCTTCCGAAAAACTACTTTCTCGGCCTTTCAGTTCCGATCGTCGCGGCGGATCGCCTGACTCACATCGAAACCTTTATCCAGACCGCGAATGTCTCCGGCGGCCAGCTGAGCGCCGCGATCAACCAGCAGCAGATCCAGACCCATCTTTTGAAGGTCGCCAACTAA